A genomic window from Ischnura elegans chromosome 10, ioIscEleg1.1, whole genome shotgun sequence includes:
- the LOC124166747 gene encoding geranylgeranyl transferase type-1 subunit beta produces MLSPMKSDMKLAKNQHVKYLLRHLKLLPSLASSYDSTRLAVAFFCISGLDVLKSLDVLDEEKKKSIIDWIYGLLVEPKNAESGQGWERCGFQGSSTFNFACDGPQDESCPYKSGHLAMTYTGLATLLILGDDLSRVNRKALSAGVRALQQENGSFCASLEGSENDMRFVYCAASICYMIKDWSGMDVQKTINYILESISYDYGIGQGPGLEAHGGTTFCAVAALSLMGQLEGNLSEKQIDGLKRWCIYRQISGFQGRPNKPVDTCYSFWVGATLKLLGIFHLVDYQQNKDYLLSTQDPITGGFSKWVDSSPDAMHTYLGLCGLALMSESDLEEVHAGLNMSQRALKHLHGLHKKWDQ; encoded by the exons ATGTTGTCTCCGATGAAGTCAGACATGAAATTAGCAAAAAATCAACACGTGAAGTATTTATTGAGGCACTTAAAACTATTGCCATCGCTTGCATCATCCTATGACTCAACTCG TTTGGCAGTTGCATTCTTTTGCATATCAGGACTTGATGTTTTAAAGTCGTTAGATGTATTAGAcgaagaaaagaagaagtcaataATAGATTGGATATATGGACTTCTAGTGGAACCAAAAAATGCCG AAAGTGGCCAAGGCTGGGAAAGATGTGGCTTTCAGGGTTCTAGCACCTTTAATTTTGCCTGTGATGGACCTCAAGATGAATCTTGCCCTTACAAAAGTGGTCATTTAGCAATGACTTACACTGGTCTCGCAACTCTTCTCATATTGGGTGATGACCTTTCTAGAGTTAACAGGAAAGCGTTGAGTGCAGGTGTCAGAGCTCTACAGCAGGAAAACGGAAG TTTTTGCGCATCTTTGGAAGGCAGTGAAAATGACATGCGCTTCGTGTATTGTGCTGCATCTATATGCTATATGATAAAGGATTGGTCGGGAATGGACGTCCAAAAAACCATAAACTACATTCTAGAGAGTATA TCATATGATTATGGAATTGGTCAAGGTCCAGGTTTAGAAGCTCACGGAGGAACAACTTTTTGTGCTGTTGCTGCACTGTCGCTCATGGGTCAATTGGAAGGAAATTTATCTGAAAAGCAG ATAGATGGTTTGAAGAGGTGGTGTATATACCGTCAAATATCTGGCTTTCAAGGCCGTCCAAACAAGCCTGTAGATACCTGCTACTCATTTTGGGTTGGAGCTACGCTTAAG ttgtTAGGAATATTCCATCTTGTTGATTACCAGCAAAACAAGGATTATCTTTTGTCAACTCAGGATCCAATCACTGGAGGATTCTCCAAATGGGTTGATTCAAGTCCAGATGCAATGCATACTTATTtag GTTTGTGTGGATTGGCTCTGATGAGCGAATCGGATTTGGAAGAGGTCCACGCTGGCTTGAACATGAGCCAGAGGGCTCTCAAACATCTACACGGCCTGCACAAAAAATGGGATCAGTGA